AATCCCCTCCTCGTCCAGTCAAGAATCTCCTCTCTATAATCCCCATAACGGCCATAACCGCATTCTGGTAACTTCTTGCAGTTGACTATACTTATCTCGCATTCATTTGGTATCTTTGAGTTGGATAGATTAGTCAACACTTTCAACGATGGACACGTGATGAAATCCAAGTCCCGCAAAAGCTCCAATTCTTCAAGGTCCTCAATAACCCGTAGCACAGGGCACCTGATGAATGTTAAAAAGTTCAGcttcttcaagtttgataaaCCATACAACCCTCCTAGGGATTCGCAGTATTTAACTATGAGCCTCTCCAATGATTCCATCGTACTGAGAAATCGAATTTGAAGTAACTCTGGGCAATTTCTAACTTCCATTCTAGAGAGCTTCCTCAAGCTCAATGAAATGACCGATAATTTCTCGAGAAACTCGCAGTATGTCACAGTCAAATCTCCCAATAGTTCAAGCCCATCTAGTTGAATTTCCGTCAGTGGACATCGACAAAGATGCAATGTGGACAAAATTTTCAAGTGCGAAAGTTGTGGTCCAACGACTGCCGAGTTGAAACTATCCATGCTAGGTAAGGTGAGTTTTTTAAGTCGAGGTAGGCAACCCAACTCCGTTGACGGCACAAGAAGATCCGAAAGGCACAACTCCAATTGCTCCAGCTTAGATAACTTCCCAACCCATTGCAATTGAAGAGTTGATGCCTGCGCAAGTGCTTGTCCAGAGTTGGTGGACAGTTCCAAATCCACTAGATTCGTGAGGTTACTGAGATTCGGAACTAACTGCAATGATGCCGATCGAACACGTAGATGATTCAAACTCGAGGGAAGTTCTGGCAACTCTTGAACCTTATCACAAAATGATAAATCTAGCTTTTGGAGTCGCGTGAGAGAATTGATTGTTGTCGGCACTGCCAAAACACAGGTATATGATATGTCTAGGATACTTAGAGACAATAGTTTGCCAATTTCAGTTGGGAGTTCGCCTGCAAGTTGTTCACAATATTGGACATTGAGCTCCTCCAAGCTCTCTAGCATTCCAATACCGATAGGAAACCTCCATAATGGACAATATCCCATCTTCATCACCTTCAATTGCTTGAGATTCTTTATCGAATCAGGTAACTCAACAATTTTTGTCAATGAGAGATCCAAATTCTGTAATGTTGTCAAATAACCTATTGATTCTGGAAGCTCCATAAAATTTCGACAATTAGAGAGTGAAAGGAACTTAAGTTGTGTAAGCTCTCCAATAGAAATCGGAAGTTTCGCAATTGGCGTGCTTGATAGGTCAAGGGATGATAGGTTCTTTGCATTACCAATAGAATCGGGTAAACTTGTAATTTTTGTCTCTGATATATCCAACTTAGACAATGATGCTAATTTCCCAATGTCTGGAAGTTTCTTGATTCTGGGGCAAAAGCGGATAGAAAAGTGCTTCAGATTCACCGGTCCTCCAATCTCTTTAGGCAAATTTCGAAGATTCAAGCAAGAACTAATTTGCAAGTGAGTAAGATCTTTTAGTTTCCTAATAGAGGAGTCAACTTCTTGCAAGGATACACAGCGAGCAAGAGATAGTATCTCCAAACTCACGCATCCAGAAAAGACTAGAATCTGTTTCAATCCATTACAATTGGAGAGAGAAATAACTTTCAATCTGTTTTCCATCTGCAAAGGGCACTGAAATATTATCAAAGAGGATAAAACAAAGAATACTATGTCTATGTTAAGAGAACAAAAGTACGAATTCACACCTTCAAAATGTTCCATCCACCCCAGTTTTCGGTGTTTTCATTGTTTGAAAGTTCGAAAAATACTAGATTGTTTAAGTGCAAATGGGCCATTGTACAATCTAGAGGAGGAGAgtgccaagaaagccatcttagctCTTGGAGATAATTGTTGATGTCTCCACCAAAATTCACTGCATATAGCCTAAGGAATTTTAGATTTGGCATCCTCTCGAGTTCTTCATCCATGATATTGATGGGATCTGTATTATATTTACCTAAATTGAGTGCTTGAATGTTATCCTTTCTCTGCCAATAGAAGCCATCGATGAGTATGAGCTTGCAAACGTTAAATTTGTCCTTTAGAATGCCCAAAAGGAATCTTTTAAATGGGAAGTGAGAAAGTAATTTCACGGTGGATAATGTAAGGATCCTACTTTTACTTTACCTTTTTTGATCTCATTACTTCCAGAGCTTCTTTGTCATTCCACAACCTATTAAGGGTACATTCTTTTCGAACAATGTCTCTTCCGAGGTCTCTCAgctgatcatgcatccatataGCATCATCGCCAACGATTTTAATTAGACACAAATCAGTAAGTTTTTTTAATGAGTTATGGGGGTAAAGACGGCAAGCATCCCAGAAATAGGTTGCCCATAATTTCTTTCTAGATATGAAGAAgcatgcaatatcaagaaaaactTCTTTTTCCGCATCTCCtaatgcatcataacttatctTCAACTTACCCCGGACTTCATCATGAGGTACGTTCTTCAACATTTCTAGCATTTCTTTCCATATTTCCTCCTTTTGGTCATGAAGATAGGAACCTATGACTTCAAGAGCCAATGGGAGTCCCCCGGTGGTAGATACAACTTCTTGAGAGAGACTCTTATGAGTATTGGGAGGAGAGACCCTATTAAATGCATGCAAACTGAAAAGTTCTAGCGCTTTATCACGATCCATTTCCTTCACTTCATAAGCTAATATTCCCTTCTCTTCATCCAAAATTCTTTTGTCCCTTGTTGTAATGATAATCCTACTCCCATAACAGAAAGTGTTAGGGTCCCCAACTAGTTTCTTAAGTTGTTCTTTGTTGTCTAGATCATCTAGAACAATGAGAACTTTCTTAGAACTAGCTCTCCTTCTTATGCTATCTATCCCTTCATCGGTGTTACCAAAATTTTCTACAAATCTAGAATCAGAGATGTTAGATGCCAACTGTTTCTGCAGATTTACTAGGCCATTTCCTTTTGATGATTCTTGGACGTTCCCAATGAAGCTACATTGTCCATCAAATTGAAGACATAATTCATTGAAAACAATCTTAGCAAGAGTGGTTTTACCAATCCCGCCCATTCCATGGATTCCAACGAAACGCACACCTGTTCCATAGTCAACATCTAACAACTCCATTATGGCTTCTACTTGTTTGTCTACCCCAACCAATTTGTTGTCCAGAGGTCTTTGTTTTACTTTCAGC
This genomic stretch from Eucalyptus grandis isolate ANBG69807.140 chromosome 3, ASM1654582v1, whole genome shotgun sequence harbors:
- the LOC104445421 gene encoding disease resistance protein RUN1-like isoform X5 gives rise to the protein MAATGGSSASATQYDVFLSFRGPDTRDTFTDYLYRTMVGQGIVAYRDSEELHAGDRIDDLLRAVGNSKICIPVLSKSYASSAWCLRELARVTELHESTGKPEILPIFFDVTPLDVKLRTELYRKELDKHEQRHGAEIRQRWEAALGKVAEIKGWEVQGKAQGEVIEHVVKEVLHKLKVKQRPLDNKLVGVDKQVEAIMELLDVDYGTGVRFVGIHGMGGIGKTTLAKIVFNELCLQFDGQCSFIGNVQESSKGNGLVNLQKQLASNISDSRFVENFGNTDEGIDSIRRRASSKKVLIVLDDLDNKEQLKKLVGDPNTFCYGSRIIITTRDKRILDEEKGILAYEVKEMDRDKALELFSLHAFNRVSPPNTHKSLSQEVVSTTGGLPLALEVIGSYLHDQKEEIWKEMLEMLKNVPHDEVRGKLKISYDALGDAEKEVFLDIACFFISRKKLWATYFWDACRLYPHNSLKKLTDLCLIKIVGDDAIWMHDQLRDLGRDIVRKECTLNRLWNDKEALEVMRSKKRKDNIQALNLGKYNTDPINIMDEELERMPNLKFLRLYAVNFGGDINNYLQELRWLSWHSPPLDCTMAHLHLNNLVFFELSNNENTENWGGWNILKMENRLKVISLSNCNGLKQILVFSGCVSLEILSLARCVSLQEVDSSIRKLKDLTHLQISSCLNLRNLPKEIGGPVNLKHFSIRFCPRIKKLPDIGKLASLSKLDISETKITSLPDSIGNAKNLSSLDLSSTPIAKLPISIGELTQLKFLSLSNCRNFMELPESIGYLTTLQNLDLSLTKIVELPDSIKNLKQLKVMKMGYCPLWRFPIGIGMLESLEELNVQYCEQLAGELPTEIGKLLSLSILDISYTCVLAVPTTINSLTRLQKLDLSFCDKVQELPELPSSLNHLRVRSASLQLVPNLSNLTNLVDLELSTNSGQALAQASTLQLQWVGKLSKLEQLELCLSDLLVPSTELGCLPRLKKLTLPSMDSFNSAVVGPQLSHLKILSTLHLCRCPLTEIQLDGLELLGDLTVTYCEFLEKLSVISLSLRKLSRMEVRNCPELLQIRFLSTMESLERLIVKYCESLGGLYGLSNLKKLNFLTFIRCPVLRVIEDLEELELLRDLDFITCPSLKVLTNLSNSKIPNECEISIVNCKKLPECGYGRYGDYREEILDWTRRGLNQEGAALFLEHGQPLIV
- the LOC104445421 gene encoding disease resistance protein RUN1-like isoform X3, with the protein product MAATGGSSASATQYDVFLSFRGPDTRDTFTDYLYRTMVGQGIVAYRDSEELHAGDRIDDLLRAVGNSKICIPVLSKSYASSAWCLRELARVTELHESTGKPEILPIFFDVTPLDVKLRTELYRKELDKHEQRHGAEIRQRWEAALGKVAEIKGWEVQGKAQGEVIEHVVKEVLHKLKVKQRPLDNKLVGVDKQVEAIMELLDVDYGTGVRFVGIHGMGGIGKTTLAKIVFNELCLQFDGQCSFIGNVQESSKGNGLVNLQKQLASNISDSRFVENFGNTDEGIDSIRRRASSKKVLIVLDDLDNKEQLKKLVGDPNTFCYGSRIIITTRDKRILDEEKGILAYEVKEMDRDKALELFSLHAFNRVSPPNTHKSLSQEVVSTTGGLPLALEVIGSYLHDQKEEIWKEMLEMLKNVPHDEVRGKLKISYDALGDAEKEVFLDIACFFISRKKLWATYFWDACRLYPHNSLKKLTDLCLIKIVGDDAIWMHDQLRDLGRDIVRKECTLNRLWNDKEALEVMRSKKRKDNIQALNLGKYNTDPINIMDEELERMPNLKFLRLYAVNFGGDINNYLQELRWLSWHSPPLDCTMAHLHLNNLVFFELSNNENTENWGGWNILKMENRLKVISLSNCNGLKQILVFSGCVSLEILSLARCVSLQEVDSSIRKLKDLTHLQISSCLNLRNLPKEIGGPVNLKHFSIRFCPRIKKLPDIGKLASLSKLDISETKITSLPDSIGNAKNLSSLDLSSTPIAKLPISIGELTQLKFLSLSNCRNFMELPESIGYLTTLQNLDLSLTKIVELPDSIKNLKQLKVMKMGYCPLWRFPIGIGMLESLEELNVQYCEQLAGELPTEIGKLLSLSILDISYTCVLAVPTTINSLTRLQKLDLSFCDKVQELPELPSSLNHLRVRSASLQLVPNLSNLTNLVDLELSTNSGQALAQASTLQLQWVGKLSKLEQLELCLSDLLVPSTELGCLPRLKKLTLPSMDSFNSAVVGPQLSHLKILSTLHLCRCPLTEIQLDGLELLGDLTVTYCEFLEKLSVISLSLRKLSRMEVRNCPELLQIRFLSTMESLERLIVKYCESLGGLYGLSNLKKLNFLTFIRCPVLRVIEDLEELELLRDLDFITCPSLKVLTNLSNSKIPNECEISIVNCKKLPECGYGRYGDYREEILDWTRRGLNQEGAARFFERGQPLIVQEDATETDAEESVMETNNYYSRNLPLTIGFLWSPELDTELDSTSLNNSKFFHEPHLRMFPEVYAQFYKQNVTDSSNGEMNEFTM